A window of Ananas comosus cultivar F153 unplaced genomic scaffold, ASM154086v1, whole genome shotgun sequence genomic DNA:
aacttaaatctTTAACAAAACCTGTAGTGTTAGTGTCTGGATTAGCAATAGTTGGAGATGACGACCGATTAGTTATAGTTGAAGGAATATGAGTGGATGCATCTGGATCTTCACTGAGAGGTGGAGTAGGTTCTGATTTTTTGGATTGTGATCTAAGCCATGGTTTTTCAGATCGACACTCCATAGTTCTTTGTGATGAAGTCGAGGCTCTATTAGACTTTTTAACTTGTACTATGGACTTCTTGCTTTCTCCCACCATTGCCTATCAAcaatagataattaattatttaaataaacaaatattatgAATTCAAAGCAAGCAAATCAAGTATTAGCAACAAatacacataaaaatataagagacaaacaaataataaattattacctAAGAGCAAGGTGGCTCAAGTTTTATTCGCAAAGGAATCATTGTCATCATCATTATAGTTTAAGAGGTCCTTTTCGTTTGTTTCTACATTGATATTGAGCTCACTTACATCAAATACAATCTCTTCTACATTAGCTCTagctgttaaatataaaattatataaacatcgttctctaacagcttaagcttttagagtacaacggttgtttcacatggtatcagagcaggaggtcctgagttcgagtcacgccaggctcctagcatattaatttcctcccatttaattcaaacccacatcatgggccgactaaaaagtctcgagcccagacgtgagggggagtgttaaatataaaattatataaacatcgttctctaacagcttaagcttttagagtacaacggttgtttcacactaGCCAACTCAACATTACATAAATCATTGTGATCTTCATCACCATCAATTCTATAGGAATCACCTATGTTCTCATTTTCTTGAATTGGTGTTGATGTTGACTCTTCTTGATCATTTGCACTTCTTTCTATTGTAGGCACATCATAAAGGTCTCGAGGTTGTGTCTTGACAACAACTAACCATTTAGGATCTCTTATGTCTTTGGCATAATATACTTGTTGAGCTTGTGATGCCAAGATATATAGATCAGTTGTATTAGTGGCCAATTCACGATCGAGATTAACTAAGAAAAACCCATTTTCATCCTCCTTATATCCCTGGCCACAATTGTACACATCCCACCAATGACATTTAAATAAAGCCTTCGTTGACGCCAAAGCTTGTAGAGAGCTGAGGCCAGATTGGCCCAAAGCTTGCTATAGAGAAGGCGTAGCTCTGCGCCTGTAAATCTATGCAATTTTTATTAAGATTTCGCCGAAACGAAATAATTCAAGTTGCCAATGCCAACCTTGTAAACCAATCAGCAACAGAAGAGTGACGGTTATACTCAGGAGGTAAAAAGCTGAAATTTCTGCACGTAGTTCACGCCTTAAACAAAAGAGTCACACAAAAGAGGAACAAAAAAGCGCCACcagaaaagatgataaaaggcgCAAATTGTGTGAGCAAGTGTCCCAACCATCACAAACTCATCATAAAGAAAAAACACAATCAACCAATTATAATCCGATCACATAGAACTGTAAGAGCAGGATTTTGGAAACAAATTCTAAAGtttcattctctttttctccGTAAGTTGGCCCCGAGCTTGTGAACACTGGATCAATTCACACATTTAAGCGTGATCTCAAAACGGCAAAACAAGTAGCAATAGCTCCTCAAAGAAATTACCATGTGAGCACACCTCAAAACACTAAATACTACGAAAAAATGAATCAGATTAATCTTTATCGGATTCAATCCACCGTGATTTAGCTAACACACTTCGATTTCCCAGAATAAACTACAAATTTACACCGGATTGAATGCAGAAGCAATATAAAAACCccccaaaaaatacaaaaagcaaaataaaaacaaaaacttcaaatgcatGAATAGAGATCCATCGCGATAACCATGACATTGAAAAAATCACATACTTTGCAGGCAATAGCAAAAGGGTAAattaatggatatatatatatatatatatatatattatcatgatTTACTACTTAGTTTGggttaattttcatataaaatactctagtattttataaaaaaaatgctatttcAAAAGCAGCTGAAACAACAGCAGGAACAAAAACAGAGTCCTACTGGTATAAATTGATTTATCTATCTCCAGCTTCTGCTATAACATGGGCCAATCCTAGCATTATAAATGTATTAATCAGATCACGCGAACCCACAAACCTGATATGAATATGATGAAATTCCACGATTCGATCTTAAAAAACTGGTTATATCACATTCTAACATGGATTGCCTTTTGAACCTGATAGAAATCGCTGCGGTATTCTGCTATATACAAGACATGGATTTGAAGAATCAAACccttattttaacttttattctcgacaaaaatttaaaacaaaatgaaaGGCCCAAAGATCCAACCTAACACTCCCACTTAAATGATGATGATAACCATTTAATGTGGGAAGGAGAATAATAGCAGAAAACAAGAGATGAAACAAAGAAGATGGAAACAAGGATCTTACCTTTCTACCTCTAGATTTCAATGAGAAAGCTAGAGTGATTCACAACTTCAATTTATATTTCTGTGCAAGGCAATCGCATGCGGAAGTCGAGACACCACCTCAAGCTGAAGCTCGATATCAAGCTGGTTTGAAGCTTCAGTGGAGACAGTTTTACGAAATGTTGAATCGAATTGTCGACGAGAACTTTTCCTGCGGTGGAGATTACGGTTTATCCCATCACCGATCGTCTGTTCACGACCGATATCAAGGATGAGCGATCTAGGGTTTGTGGCACGCACCTTTGAAGATGAGCTTCTGGCCGCGGGGGAGAATGTTGGTGAtgggggattagggttttgaggcCAACCTCAAAGGCGGTTCCACCTGCGGGTTTGGCTAGAAGGCGGGTACCAATGACTTCTAGCCGCAGGGGAGGACGAGGCGGCGCGCGTTTGCCCACGGCGAAGCAGCTGTGGAAGCCCCTCGTGGGGGCGCTGGAACCTCAAAGGCGCAGCTGTGGAAGCTCTCGAGAACACAACAGTGGCGAGGCGGAGGGGACGAAGATGGGTAACctgttgagagagaaagagtagataggcaatgtaaaattttatttacagctgtaatttcattaaatttttttttatatgtaaaaagaCAATAAAGTCTCTAGAGCTTATGTAATAGATGTTAAACAAgtgagggtaaaattgtcattctGAAGGGATGGGTTGGTGAGTGGTGAAAAAAAGGGAGGGAAGTTCTGGTGCGCTTCATAAGGATATATCGCGGCGACATATTGTCGCCGCTATATTTTCCGTTTCAGTGGTGACTACTAGATGTCGCCACCATTTTCTATGCAAtggcggcgacaaataaatgtcgccaccattttatatatattggcggcgacaaataaatgtcgccagCATTTTCTATGCATtggcggcgacaaataaatgttgCCACCATTTTCTATGCATTGGCGGCGACAATGCCTGTCGCCACCAAAAAGTCGCCACTAAAAACtacttttgttgtagtgttccttaactataaggaaacaatgcacatatgacccttaactctgaGGTTGAAATTGTCATAATGTTACTATCACacctttacttgcattcttttctttcactagtgtcatatacactgtTATGTTCTTGTACACATGCCAcgcttgttttctaagtgttccaaTTTTAGCATTCTCCACTCATCAATATCACTTTCTACTTCTATGTcaagatgtcacatttgtttactgagtccactaagttcttatcacttgtcatgcataaatagggtttataaaattctcacattcttgctAGTAAttcacatgcatttgtactcacaacatgcaatgaaATGCTCACATATAATCCTACTATGCAAATTTTTATGGTtaatacacatatgctcaaatatggactctttagacataaaagaaattctGAGAGTCTTTCGGTAGTGCACCACCCATCCTTAGTATGGTTGTAGAAGGATGCTACGGTTCAATTTCTTGAGAATTTTTTGAAGCCTTACTTccctcgcctgcggcaaaacgaagctaaattaggctttttctcaataatttcatctagaccttttcgtaatgtcaaacggagttgtcccacacgtcgggaatacccctaattagatttccaagaggtcaatttacctcaaaAACAACCGGAgccaaaagccccaaaatccatGCCCTGACAATGCCATATAGGGTTTTCTCCTAcattgatctcattcctaagcaaaaactagcttagaatcaactagGAAGCATTCTAACATCATCACTAAGCCTTTCCAagcattcctagggcatctactttaaacCTTAGGtgttcaccattagagcaccttaGAAAAACCATGGTTTCATGGTGAACAAAGCTCAACAAAGCTTCTAAACATGAGAGAAGCTCAAAACTCTAAGTTATATAgtggaaatccaaaccctagatgagCTTTTACCctaaactcaccttagccaaaagctatccccaagtccaccttgATGGAGAGCTTCTACACCTTCAAAACCTTCAAAAATCTCCTCCAAGCCTGCTTTTCCTTCTCATCCAAGCTCTACggcaagatctctagagagagaaagagagaaatgaaagggagagagtggaggggtgtttgctgtgaaggAGAGGAGTGTTGGGTTTATTATAGTGTGCAACAATTACAACTAGGCCCTCCAAATATTTGTATTTGCAACAGATCAATTccttgctgccagaccaaagtgtaccaaTACACGGGActctgtcaccggtaacacgattacgcagagcCAAACCCGAAAGCAAATTCCTCgaattttaccaaagtgtaccggtacacactacgggtgtaccggtacatttctgcgaaaactcaaacccgagagcaaactctTCTCGGTCTGTAgagctgtaccggtgacaactcgatggttgtaccggtacactttgcccagaatgctGGTTTTGCaccgttttcgattctattttgcGCCgatcaatgctaaaacctttttaacacctcttaaactcattttttccccttccaacattgttggaatgctaaatgcaacttgcccaactatttctttcgcattgTTCACTTTTAAATCACGCCGAGGAATGTTAAAACTTCTTTCACTTCTCGGACCGAATGACTTCCAACATGTGGAATATCGATCGCACTTATCAATCCGTTTCTccgacactttaaccaattgCTAAAGTTCGAATAAGCGTTATGAGCATTTCGATACGTACactttaatttcataattttttcccAATAAACTTATTAAAAGAATACTTACGCTTCATTCTCATGACTAATAATAAggttaatcaaaatattttcaaaaaaaagctAACTTTGGAAATTTTTCCAAAAAGCTAGACCATGAACCACATTCCTCATTTATGCTCGGCTCATTGTTTCTATAAAAAGGCAACCATCATGCTCCAAATTCCCTCGACATGTGCCGGCGCCCCTTTTCTTCTACCTTCGCTCTCTCCACCCGTCCACCTCACACCTATATGCACCATGCCCATGCTTCTCATCTTCCAAATGATGGGAAGCAAAAagtcaattttatcttttttttgctattttctcCTTTGTTTTAACTgactttatattaatttttagtatttttctagaaataaaacGAGCAAAATTTGCACACACAATCACTCAAAAGCAGAAAATAGGTTATCATATCTGCACCCGAAGATTCCATCTGTCTGAGAACCGCAAGAAAGCAAAAAGAGCATAAAGGACTTTTGCTGACGATAGGAAAAAATCTACCTGTTGACTTCCtatacaataatttaaataaataaatgaataaatttataaacagtatatttatactattttagaaTAAAGTAATACAAGAggaaaaaactataattttctCTAATAGACCATAAACTTAATAAGAATTATGAAATCTCTCATCTTCTGACaataaaaacataattaaaatatttcaaaagaagcaatttggaaaatttttttccaaaaaggCTAGACAATGATGATACTTTCCTCATTTTTTGGCATCTTATTCTATAAAAAGCACCTATCAAATCCTCATCCCTCGTCGCCTCGCTTGCCTCAATCCATCGCCACTCGTATCGAGGGCCGCAACCTTCCTCTTTCCACTCGATTCTctcccactccccctcccactCCACCATCACATGGAGCAGCTCATGGCTCTCATTTCCAATGTGAAtataaagttttctttttttttgcattatttttttcttttatatgttatatagatttatagtattttactaatttttttataagaaaattgaGCAAAAGTAGTGGAAACGTACCTCAGTTCAAGCTGAACAGCTAAGCTAGATATTATAGCACTCTGGAGATTTCCATCTGCTAAGAACGCCAGCGAAAAGCGCTATAAAGACTTCTGTTCAGCAGTAGGAAAATCTAAACCGCATGATTTACACAtaatttagtaataataataaaaattataatttagtaatAGTAATATTTATTACTGTTACTGTTGTTAGATATAAAggagtaaagagagaaaaaattattattttttcttaattaatccATAAACTTTTGTTAACGAGGGGAGATTGTAATATACGAAAAATTTCGGGTtgcgatgctaactttgatctaaaagatTAAAGTGAAGTTTGAATTGGACGTGCATCATTCCAGAGTGTTTCTAGACGTGTGGGAATGATTTATGGAGGTAATTGAGTATTCGGGCACAAATCGAGTGCGAAATGAACTTGAAAGGGGATTTTCGGATTATAACGCTAATTTTGATCTACGCGATCAAAGTGAGGTATGAATGTTAATTGTAATACCTCCGAATTATTTTGGAATCGCGATGATAGTTAATGGCAAATTTCGGAGATGCTTGGATGTAAAAATGTCGGATTTTTGATTACATTGCTAATTTTGaccaaattgatcaaaataatgccaaaataaaattactttGCTTCCAAGCTTACTTGGTAGCTTCGGCATAATGTTTagcatgttttggaagtgtttgaGTGGACTCGGAGTGAACTAGACGTGCAAAAAGGGCTACAATTGCTGCTGCCAGGCTGCTGATTAGTGCAGGGATTGAATTGTAaacctgcagggactgaatTGTAAATTGCTGGACTGCAATGTAATTTTAGCCTTTTGAGGGGTTAAGTTGCAGATTTTTGAGCTTATCTCAACCCCAGCCACTCCCTGCAGCTGCCCACGTATCcagcctctctccctctcctttcttttcatttctttctccttctccttctctctaacCCTAGGTGAAGCTTAATAGAGAAGGTTGATTTGGAGTTGGATCTTTTTGGTGTGTTGAGCTGAAAAGAGAAGACTTGAGCTGAAATAGAACCGGGGGGAGCTTCGAATTTAGGTAAGAACTTGTAGTGGCTGATAGGGAATTTGGTGGAGTAGATTTCAGAATTGGGGCTTCTTGCTGTTGGAGCTGAAAGGAGGGCTTTTGGTGCAGAAAATCTGCTAGTGACGCATTCAGCTTGAAGATTGGAAAGCTAGCTTGGAATTGATTGCGTGGAAACCTAATAGAGGGTGAACGGACGCGTTGGAAAGCTCTGATTGGTGTTCCGACGAGCCGACGACACGCTAATGAGGAAAATCTCATTTTAGCTTCGTTTGTCGCGAGCGAGGATCGCATGGTTCATAAATCGCGGGAAGTGGATTTCTCGCATTCCGGCATCAtttaaaggtgggtggtgctttccgaagttATTGAATGACCTATTATGTTTATGTCACTTTTCTTGAGCATACATGAATTGTATATGTTTAGtagtattcatgcattatagggtcgAGCTTGATGTGTGATTAATTATGACATATGGTCGAATTGTATGCTTGGAAGCATAATTACATGTGAACAGTGAATAgtaaacatagaaccctatagatgtatgaacttGTGTTGGACTATGAAATAGTTGACAAAGTGACATTATGAATAGATTGCATGAGTGGCACCCAGTGTTGTGAATGTTACACAAAGTCAATGAGCTTGTATAATATGTGGCATTAGAACTAGATGAATTGATTAGCATCTAGAGTTGGACATGTAaatctagcataaagagctagttaaagtgtggcattgtcAGTATATCCTctaagtgaggattggatcatacttacATAATTTGTTTTgagcttggcggtggtcgctccacccaagcagtgcactccggagttgtcacatgatgggctaacgtacttgcctaaggactaacgtacttgtccagcagacggtccctcgggtggttcgagtcccccgatTTAGagggattttgggttttgagtttcGGGTTAACAAGTGTTAACCAGTTTGATTGGGTAATGATTATTagtagcatgcatgcataaattcCATATGTGATATACTGTCTCTTTCAGCTTGGTACAGGTATTGTAGTAATTACATGTTACAGCTGGTTACTATCTACTTTCTTTTCTTGCCTAAATATGCCTGAATAAATCTAGTTGGTGAGTCGGCGAGATCGGcagccaaacccactgggaacgttcagtagttctcaccccactaaccatacaggttctaGCTCGTGCGGGGTGATCGAGAATCATGGTATGGGCAGCATTCCATAAATAGTGGacatccattgagtatagttgtaccttatttatttcatctgtttatagttgatgaaagcaaatataaattattcatttcagagatgataatatatatattggaagaatgaatgtaataattatgtaagctttgtatttgatttaaagtaatcaagatacaataTATGAATGctttagttagtttactttcacttgcttgtgttgcttgccctcgtgcaagccatgtatattgaaattttttctgggcatttctttatacatgtttgttgttgttgttgagccttgggcgaacagagaaGGTTCTATTCATTCGGCGTCTATGTACGGGCCCAAACCGGCCAAATTGGTgggtcggggcgtgacattagtaatagtaatatttattattgttgttagaTATAAAggagtaaagagagaaaaaattattattttctcttaattagcCCATAAACTTATATAAAGATTATTAACCTCTCTCATTCTTCCTGACTAATAAAAATAAGgttagattaaaaatattttcaaaagaaagctagtttggaaattttttttccaagaaGGCTAGACGATGAATGCGACATTTTCTCATTTATGCTGGCTTCTTGTTTCTTATAAAAAGCACCTCATCATGGTCTCCAATCCCTCGTCCCTCGCTTGGCCTCCAATCCCTCGGCCCTCGCTGCCGGGCCGCTCCTTCCCCTTTCTACTCGCTTCTCTCCCACCTCCCACGTCACATCTCTTCATGGCACCATTCTCATGCTTCTCATCTTCCAATGGtggaagtaaaaaataaaaaaggtcaatgtttttttttttgctatttctttttttcttctcttttgtttttacaaactcttattatttatttttactatttttctatGAAGATAAAACCGAGCAAAGGAGGGCTGCGACACACTCCTATATAATATTTCTTACGCTATTTTTCTCTTATGCGAGCCCGCTTAGCTCAAAGGTTAGAGCATCGCATTTGTAATGCGATGGTCATCGGTTCGACTCCGATAGCCGGCTTTTTCTCTATCTATTTTTTCGAGATTGATAATCTCTCCTTTTCTTCAAATGAAATCCAGTTTCTTACCTCATACGGCTCATAAATCAATTCTTTTTGTGTCCTATCTTAATCTACCCTATGCTAACTGAATTTGATTTCTCATAAATCTATCCCATTTTTTCTTGGGTTAACTAGAAGAAGTAAATTACATAAGTTTCAAACCCTAATTTTGATCAataatcagaatcagtttgaTCTTTTTCTCCCACCTTCAGAAGAATGAAGCATAGGTATCCCCGCAATATCGTTAGAATTTTCTGAAACGTAACTATCTCGGtttcacatatggaattctATAAGATGTTCTATTTTTCCATAGAACTGTATTCGCTCAAGAAAGATTCTAGAAGATGTTAATCTTAAATAAGAAGATTGTTTACGAAGAAAAACGAATACAAATTCGCATTTAGATACATAAGATATATAGGAACCAAAAtagtcttttattttcttttgaaaaaaacgTAAATTGACTTCTTCGGAGTAATGAGACTATTCCAATTATGATATTCGTGGAGAAAGAATCGCAATAAATGCAAGGAGCTGAGGTAACTATTCAATCAAATGATATTGAGCAAGTTTCCCATCTCTTTCTTGAGAAACAAGTGGGGTATTTCTTTGCAAAATTGTGC
This region includes:
- the LOC109704232 gene encoding uncharacterized protein LOC109704232 — encoded protein: MVGESKKSIVQVKKSNRASTSSQRTMECRSEKPWLRSQSKKSEPTPPLSEDPDASTHIPSTITNRSSSPTIANPDTNTTGFWVLVLCFRFDALFWGRDVYILIYKRW